One genomic window of Solanum stenotomum isolate F172 chromosome 9, ASM1918654v1, whole genome shotgun sequence includes the following:
- the LOC125875976 gene encoding pre-mRNA cleavage factor Im 25 kDa subunit 1, with amino-acid sequence MADGNVDVLDIYPLNHYYFGSKESLPLKEEETLDHRIQRLKFNYNTHGIRTCVQAVLLVDLFKHPHLLLLQVRHSIYKLPGGRLRPGESEIECLRRKLSSKLSMSEEDDRWEVGECLGMWWRPDFETLIYPFLPPNIKRPKECTKLFLVRLPKSCKFIVPKNLKLIAVPLYQVHENFKTYGPIIAGVPQLLSKFSYNTPDTD; translated from the exons ATGGCAGATGGAAATGTGGATGTTTTGGATATTTACCCACTGAATCATTACTATTTTGGTTCAAAAGAGTCACTTCCATTAAAGGAAGAGGAGACCTTGGATCATCGCATTCAACGCTTGaaattcaa CTACAATACTCATGGAATCAGAACTTGTGTACAAGCTGTGCTTTTG GTTGATTTGTTCAAACATCCACATCTATTATTATTGCAAGTACGGCATTCCATATACAAACTTCCAGGTGGTCGTCTTAGGCCTGGTGAATCAG AAATCGAATGTCTTAGACGTAAACTCTCAAGTAAACTATCCATGAGCGAAGAAGATGACAGATGGGAG GTCGGTGAATGCCTTGGGATGTGGTGGAGACCTGACTTTGAAACATTGATTTACCCGTTTTTGCCACCTAATATAAAAAGGCCAAAG GAGTGCACAAAACTCTTTCTAGTGAGGTTGCCTAAAAGTTGCAAATTCATTGTACCGAAGAACCTCAAGCTTATTGCTGTTCCATTGTACCAAGTTCATGAAAATTTCAAG ACATATGGGCCAATAATAGCCGGAGTTCCACAACTGTTATCGAAGTTCTCGTACAATACACCCGATACTGACTGA
- the LOC125875963 gene encoding protein phosphatase 2C 50-like isoform X3 has product MQDCFETGKLIYDESVLPTCIDFAGYELIPNTTSLLSEPNKCKLPCSVSNHRVSRDKANLFMTVADCHEIRKGKSFSSTVVANGNCLIASEVKDGRSMDNNLISPTDELLGNMTCSDSLVDERGGMPNQEYTDLEVKVGRTPPRNEDKKVGVSQILRKSFSCNLASELVSESELVSDLVSTMVVGAEDYKRKLSPSHLETSQEIKISRPNAFCFDSVPLWGLITIQGKRPEMEDTAIALPRFLRIPSHILTDASVSHALSQTLTAHLYGVYDGHGGSQVANYCHERLHMVLAQEIDIMKEDSHNGSVNWKEQWSKAFLNCFCRVDDEVGGFCSETDGIEPDLSVIAPEAVGSTAVVAVVSPTHIIVANCGDSRAVLCRGKLPMPLSIDHKPNREDECSRIEELGGKVINWDGHRVSGVLAVSRSIGDRYLRPYVIPDPEMMFVPRAKEDDCLILASDGLWDVLTNEEACDVARRRILLWHKKNGGTLSSERGENVDPAAQDAAEYLTRVALQRGSRDNISVIVVDLKAQRKFKKKT; this is encoded by the exons ATGCAAGATTGTTTTGAAACG GGAAAATTGATATATGATGAATCAGTATTACCCACATGTATTGACTTCGCTGGATATGAGCTGATCCCGAATACGACTAGCTTGCTATCAGAACCTAACAAGTGCAAACTTCCTTGTTCGGTGTCCAATCATAGAGTGTCCAGGGACAAAGCTAACCTCTTTATGACAGTTGctgattgccatgaaatcagGAAAGGGAAGAGTTTTTCTTCGACAGTTGTAGCTAATGGGAATTGTTTGATTGCTAGTGAGGTAAAAGATGGTAGATCTATGGACAACAATTTGATTTCACCAACTGATGAGCTTTTAGGAAATATGACTTGTTCTGATTCTCTAGTGGATGAGCGTGGCGGCATGCCTAACCAAGAATATACAGATTTGGAGGTTAAGGTTGGGAGAACTCCTCCTCGGAATGAAGACAAGAAGGTTGGTGTATCCCAGATTCTGAGGAAGTCTTTTTCGTGTAATTTGGCTAGCGAGTTGGTTAGTGAGTCAGAACTCGTAAGTGATCTTGTTTCCACTATGGTTGTGGGTGCTGaagattataaaagaaaattatcacCATCCCATCTTGAGACCTCACAAGAGATAAAGATAAGTAGGCCAAATGCCTTTTGTTTTGATTCTGTACCGCTTTGGGGACTCATCACGATACAAGGAAAGAGGCCGGAGATGGAAGATACTGCTATAGCTTTACCAAGGTTTCTGAGAATCCCTTCTCATATTTTGACGGATGCTTCAGTTTCTCATGCCCTGAGTCAAACACTTACAGCCCATTTATATGGGGTTTATGATGGACACGGAGGCTCTCAG GTTGCTAATTATTGTCATGAGCGTCTCCATATGGTTTTAGCACAGGAGATAGATATTATGAAAGAAGATTCACATAATGGAAGTGTTAACTGGAAGGAGCAATggtcaaaggctttcttgaattGTTTCTGTAGAGTCGATGATGAGGTAGGAGGGTTCTGTAGTGAAACAGACGGGATTGAGCCTGACCTTTCAGTCATTGCTCCTGAAGCAGTTGGATCTACAGCTGTAGTTGCTGTTGTTAGTCCAACCCATATTATTGTTGCGAATTGTGGTGATTCAAGGGCAGTCCTTTGTCGGGGAAAACTGCCCATGCCATTATCCATTGACCATAAG CCAAATAGGGAAGATGAGTGTTCACGAATAGAAGAATTGGGAGGGAAGGTCATTAATTGGGATGGACATCGTGTTTCTGGTGTTCTTGCAGTTTCAAGGTCAATTG GTGATAGATATTTAAGGCCTTATGTGATTCCAGATCCAGAAATGATGTTTGTACCCCGAGCAAAAGAAGACGACTGTCTAATTTTAGCAAGTGATGGCCTATGGGATGTCTTGACAAATGAAGAAGCTTGTGATGTGGCCCGGAGACGAATTCTTCTCTGGCACAAAAAGAATGGTGGTACTTTGAGTAGCGAAAGGGGTGAAAACGTTGATCCTGCTGCTCAGGATGCTGCAGAGTACTTGACACGAGTTGCTCTCCAAAGGGGCAGCAGAGATAATATATCTGTGATTGTGGTCGACTTGAAAGCACAGAGGAAATTCAAGAAGAAAACGTAG
- the LOC125875963 gene encoding protein phosphatase 2C 50-like isoform X1 has protein sequence MEEMFPALTVSYKQGKLIYDESVLPTCIDFAGYELIPNTTSLLSEPNKCKLPCSVSNHRVSRDKANLFMTVADCHEIRKGKSFSSTVVANGNCLIASEVKDGRSMDNNLISPTDELLGNMTCSDSLVDERGGMPNQEYTDLEVKVGRTPPRNEDKKVGVSQILRKSFSCNLASELVSESELVSDLVSTMVVGAEDYKRKLSPSHLETSQEIKISRPNAFCFDSVPLWGLITIQGKRPEMEDTAIALPRFLRIPSHILTDASVSHALSQTLTAHLYGVYDGHGGSQQVANYCHERLHMVLAQEIDIMKEDSHNGSVNWKEQWSKAFLNCFCRVDDEVGGFCSETDGIEPDLSVIAPEAVGSTAVVAVVSPTHIIVANCGDSRAVLCRGKLPMPLSIDHKPNREDECSRIEELGGKVINWDGHRVSGVLAVSRSIGDRYLRPYVIPDPEMMFVPRAKEDDCLILASDGLWDVLTNEEACDVARRRILLWHKKNGGTLSSERGENVDPAAQDAAEYLTRVALQRGSRDNISVIVVDLKAQRKFKKKT, from the exons ATGGAAGAGATGTTTCCAGCACTTACTGTATCATATAAACAGGGAAAATTGATATATGATGAATCAGTATTACCCACATGTATTGACTTCGCTGGATATGAGCTGATCCCGAATACGACTAGCTTGCTATCAGAACCTAACAAGTGCAAACTTCCTTGTTCGGTGTCCAATCATAGAGTGTCCAGGGACAAAGCTAACCTCTTTATGACAGTTGctgattgccatgaaatcagGAAAGGGAAGAGTTTTTCTTCGACAGTTGTAGCTAATGGGAATTGTTTGATTGCTAGTGAGGTAAAAGATGGTAGATCTATGGACAACAATTTGATTTCACCAACTGATGAGCTTTTAGGAAATATGACTTGTTCTGATTCTCTAGTGGATGAGCGTGGCGGCATGCCTAACCAAGAATATACAGATTTGGAGGTTAAGGTTGGGAGAACTCCTCCTCGGAATGAAGACAAGAAGGTTGGTGTATCCCAGATTCTGAGGAAGTCTTTTTCGTGTAATTTGGCTAGCGAGTTGGTTAGTGAGTCAGAACTCGTAAGTGATCTTGTTTCCACTATGGTTGTGGGTGCTGaagattataaaagaaaattatcacCATCCCATCTTGAGACCTCACAAGAGATAAAGATAAGTAGGCCAAATGCCTTTTGTTTTGATTCTGTACCGCTTTGGGGACTCATCACGATACAAGGAAAGAGGCCGGAGATGGAAGATACTGCTATAGCTTTACCAAGGTTTCTGAGAATCCCTTCTCATATTTTGACGGATGCTTCAGTTTCTCATGCCCTGAGTCAAACACTTACAGCCCATTTATATGGGGTTTATGATGGACACGGAGGCTCTCAG CAGGTTGCTAATTATTGTCATGAGCGTCTCCATATGGTTTTAGCACAGGAGATAGATATTATGAAAGAAGATTCACATAATGGAAGTGTTAACTGGAAGGAGCAATggtcaaaggctttcttgaattGTTTCTGTAGAGTCGATGATGAGGTAGGAGGGTTCTGTAGTGAAACAGACGGGATTGAGCCTGACCTTTCAGTCATTGCTCCTGAAGCAGTTGGATCTACAGCTGTAGTTGCTGTTGTTAGTCCAACCCATATTATTGTTGCGAATTGTGGTGATTCAAGGGCAGTCCTTTGTCGGGGAAAACTGCCCATGCCATTATCCATTGACCATAAG CCAAATAGGGAAGATGAGTGTTCACGAATAGAAGAATTGGGAGGGAAGGTCATTAATTGGGATGGACATCGTGTTTCTGGTGTTCTTGCAGTTTCAAGGTCAATTG GTGATAGATATTTAAGGCCTTATGTGATTCCAGATCCAGAAATGATGTTTGTACCCCGAGCAAAAGAAGACGACTGTCTAATTTTAGCAAGTGATGGCCTATGGGATGTCTTGACAAATGAAGAAGCTTGTGATGTGGCCCGGAGACGAATTCTTCTCTGGCACAAAAAGAATGGTGGTACTTTGAGTAGCGAAAGGGGTGAAAACGTTGATCCTGCTGCTCAGGATGCTGCAGAGTACTTGACACGAGTTGCTCTCCAAAGGGGCAGCAGAGATAATATATCTGTGATTGTGGTCGACTTGAAAGCACAGAGGAAATTCAAGAAGAAAACGTAG
- the LOC125875963 gene encoding protein phosphatase 2C 50-like isoform X2: MEEMFPALTVSYKQGKLIYDESVLPTCIDFAGYELIPNTTSLLSEPNKCKLPCSVSNHRVSRDKANLFMTVADCHEIRKGKSFSSTVVANGNCLIASEVKDGRSMDNNLISPTDELLGNMTCSDSLVDERGGMPNQEYTDLEVKVGRTPPRNEDKKVGVSQILRKSFSCNLASELVSESELVSDLVSTMVVGAEDYKRKLSPSHLETSQEIKISRPNAFCFDSVPLWGLITIQGKRPEMEDTAIALPRFLRIPSHILTDASVSHALSQTLTAHLYGVYDGHGGSQVANYCHERLHMVLAQEIDIMKEDSHNGSVNWKEQWSKAFLNCFCRVDDEVGGFCSETDGIEPDLSVIAPEAVGSTAVVAVVSPTHIIVANCGDSRAVLCRGKLPMPLSIDHKPNREDECSRIEELGGKVINWDGHRVSGVLAVSRSIGDRYLRPYVIPDPEMMFVPRAKEDDCLILASDGLWDVLTNEEACDVARRRILLWHKKNGGTLSSERGENVDPAAQDAAEYLTRVALQRGSRDNISVIVVDLKAQRKFKKKT; this comes from the exons ATGGAAGAGATGTTTCCAGCACTTACTGTATCATATAAACAGGGAAAATTGATATATGATGAATCAGTATTACCCACATGTATTGACTTCGCTGGATATGAGCTGATCCCGAATACGACTAGCTTGCTATCAGAACCTAACAAGTGCAAACTTCCTTGTTCGGTGTCCAATCATAGAGTGTCCAGGGACAAAGCTAACCTCTTTATGACAGTTGctgattgccatgaaatcagGAAAGGGAAGAGTTTTTCTTCGACAGTTGTAGCTAATGGGAATTGTTTGATTGCTAGTGAGGTAAAAGATGGTAGATCTATGGACAACAATTTGATTTCACCAACTGATGAGCTTTTAGGAAATATGACTTGTTCTGATTCTCTAGTGGATGAGCGTGGCGGCATGCCTAACCAAGAATATACAGATTTGGAGGTTAAGGTTGGGAGAACTCCTCCTCGGAATGAAGACAAGAAGGTTGGTGTATCCCAGATTCTGAGGAAGTCTTTTTCGTGTAATTTGGCTAGCGAGTTGGTTAGTGAGTCAGAACTCGTAAGTGATCTTGTTTCCACTATGGTTGTGGGTGCTGaagattataaaagaaaattatcacCATCCCATCTTGAGACCTCACAAGAGATAAAGATAAGTAGGCCAAATGCCTTTTGTTTTGATTCTGTACCGCTTTGGGGACTCATCACGATACAAGGAAAGAGGCCGGAGATGGAAGATACTGCTATAGCTTTACCAAGGTTTCTGAGAATCCCTTCTCATATTTTGACGGATGCTTCAGTTTCTCATGCCCTGAGTCAAACACTTACAGCCCATTTATATGGGGTTTATGATGGACACGGAGGCTCTCAG GTTGCTAATTATTGTCATGAGCGTCTCCATATGGTTTTAGCACAGGAGATAGATATTATGAAAGAAGATTCACATAATGGAAGTGTTAACTGGAAGGAGCAATggtcaaaggctttcttgaattGTTTCTGTAGAGTCGATGATGAGGTAGGAGGGTTCTGTAGTGAAACAGACGGGATTGAGCCTGACCTTTCAGTCATTGCTCCTGAAGCAGTTGGATCTACAGCTGTAGTTGCTGTTGTTAGTCCAACCCATATTATTGTTGCGAATTGTGGTGATTCAAGGGCAGTCCTTTGTCGGGGAAAACTGCCCATGCCATTATCCATTGACCATAAG CCAAATAGGGAAGATGAGTGTTCACGAATAGAAGAATTGGGAGGGAAGGTCATTAATTGGGATGGACATCGTGTTTCTGGTGTTCTTGCAGTTTCAAGGTCAATTG GTGATAGATATTTAAGGCCTTATGTGATTCCAGATCCAGAAATGATGTTTGTACCCCGAGCAAAAGAAGACGACTGTCTAATTTTAGCAAGTGATGGCCTATGGGATGTCTTGACAAATGAAGAAGCTTGTGATGTGGCCCGGAGACGAATTCTTCTCTGGCACAAAAAGAATGGTGGTACTTTGAGTAGCGAAAGGGGTGAAAACGTTGATCCTGCTGCTCAGGATGCTGCAGAGTACTTGACACGAGTTGCTCTCCAAAGGGGCAGCAGAGATAATATATCTGTGATTGTGGTCGACTTGAAAGCACAGAGGAAATTCAAGAAGAAAACGTAG
- the LOC125875963 gene encoding protein phosphatase 2C 50-like isoform X4 → MEEMFPALTVSYKQGKLIYDESVLPTCIDFAGYELIPNTTSLLSEPNKCKLPCSVSNHRVSRDKANLFMTVADCHEIRKGKSFSSTVVANGNCLIASEVKDGRSMDNNLISPTDELLGNMTCSDSLVDERGGMPNQEYTDLEVKVGRTPPRNEDKKVGVSQILRKSFSCNLASELVSESELVSDLVSTMVVGAEDYKRKLSPSHLETSQEIKISRPNAFCFDSVPLWGLITIQGKRPEMEDTAIALPRFLRIPSHILTDASVSHALSQTLTAHLYGVYDGHGGSQQVANYCHERLHMVLAQEIDIMKEDSHNGSVNWKEQWSKAFLNCFCRVDDEVGGFCSETDGIEPDLSVIAPEAVGSTAVVAVVSPTHIIVANCGDSRAVLCRGKLPMPLSIDHKPNREDECSRIEELGGKVINWDGHRVSGVLAVSRSIGISKLRWSRPAHVPKLKCYTIHI, encoded by the exons ATGGAAGAGATGTTTCCAGCACTTACTGTATCATATAAACAGGGAAAATTGATATATGATGAATCAGTATTACCCACATGTATTGACTTCGCTGGATATGAGCTGATCCCGAATACGACTAGCTTGCTATCAGAACCTAACAAGTGCAAACTTCCTTGTTCGGTGTCCAATCATAGAGTGTCCAGGGACAAAGCTAACCTCTTTATGACAGTTGctgattgccatgaaatcagGAAAGGGAAGAGTTTTTCTTCGACAGTTGTAGCTAATGGGAATTGTTTGATTGCTAGTGAGGTAAAAGATGGTAGATCTATGGACAACAATTTGATTTCACCAACTGATGAGCTTTTAGGAAATATGACTTGTTCTGATTCTCTAGTGGATGAGCGTGGCGGCATGCCTAACCAAGAATATACAGATTTGGAGGTTAAGGTTGGGAGAACTCCTCCTCGGAATGAAGACAAGAAGGTTGGTGTATCCCAGATTCTGAGGAAGTCTTTTTCGTGTAATTTGGCTAGCGAGTTGGTTAGTGAGTCAGAACTCGTAAGTGATCTTGTTTCCACTATGGTTGTGGGTGCTGaagattataaaagaaaattatcacCATCCCATCTTGAGACCTCACAAGAGATAAAGATAAGTAGGCCAAATGCCTTTTGTTTTGATTCTGTACCGCTTTGGGGACTCATCACGATACAAGGAAAGAGGCCGGAGATGGAAGATACTGCTATAGCTTTACCAAGGTTTCTGAGAATCCCTTCTCATATTTTGACGGATGCTTCAGTTTCTCATGCCCTGAGTCAAACACTTACAGCCCATTTATATGGGGTTTATGATGGACACGGAGGCTCTCAG CAGGTTGCTAATTATTGTCATGAGCGTCTCCATATGGTTTTAGCACAGGAGATAGATATTATGAAAGAAGATTCACATAATGGAAGTGTTAACTGGAAGGAGCAATggtcaaaggctttcttgaattGTTTCTGTAGAGTCGATGATGAGGTAGGAGGGTTCTGTAGTGAAACAGACGGGATTGAGCCTGACCTTTCAGTCATTGCTCCTGAAGCAGTTGGATCTACAGCTGTAGTTGCTGTTGTTAGTCCAACCCATATTATTGTTGCGAATTGTGGTGATTCAAGGGCAGTCCTTTGTCGGGGAAAACTGCCCATGCCATTATCCATTGACCATAAG CCAAATAGGGAAGATGAGTGTTCACGAATAGAAGAATTGGGAGGGAAGGTCATTAATTGGGATGGACATCGTGTTTCTGGTGTTCTTGCAGTTTCAAGGTCAATTG GAATCTCAAAGCTACGATGGAGCAGACCTGCACATGTACCAAAATTAAAGTGTTATACCATACATATATAG